From Spartinivicinus ruber, the proteins below share one genomic window:
- a CDS encoding hemolysin family protein translates to MAFFVAAEFALVKAKAFRIESMASESISSAKLVVRIQDNLEAYLAACQLGITMASLGLGWVGEPAVEALLLPLFNYIGIPDPMIHTSAFIIGFLFFSSLHIVVGEQVPKTFAIRKSEPVSLWVAYPLHITYLLSYPLNWLLNNASRAILSWFKVEEASLEDIYTGDELRGLVTTSEEHGELETDRATMLRNLFDFDQRLVGRVMIPRTELKVLDVSLSPEENLKVIKDSGHSRFPLIDSKNSKDEIVGIILVKDLYAKILEGESSPWKDLHKFAREALVVPEMQRVADIFDAMRERRAHISIVVDEYGKLAGLVTLEDLLEEIVGDIEDETDTNNVGNEIVQLSDNLWEVDGLLSISDASRLIGVEVPDELDANTLSGLCILELGRMPVVDDVVEKYNYRFTVKTVDGHRIGKLLVEKIIEPDK, encoded by the coding sequence ATGGCTTTTTTTGTTGCTGCAGAGTTTGCACTTGTGAAGGCTAAAGCCTTTCGAATTGAATCAATGGCTAGTGAAAGCATATCTTCTGCAAAACTAGTTGTCAGGATCCAAGATAATCTTGAAGCCTATTTAGCTGCTTGCCAATTAGGTATTACGATGGCATCTCTTGGGCTTGGTTGGGTTGGAGAGCCTGCTGTTGAAGCTTTGTTGCTACCGTTGTTTAATTACATTGGAATACCTGATCCAATGATACACACTAGTGCATTTATAATTGGTTTTCTATTTTTTTCTTCATTGCATATTGTTGTTGGCGAGCAAGTTCCTAAAACCTTTGCGATCAGAAAATCTGAGCCAGTTTCTCTATGGGTGGCATATCCACTGCATATAACTTATCTTTTATCCTACCCATTAAATTGGCTGCTGAATAATGCTTCCAGAGCGATTTTATCTTGGTTTAAGGTTGAAGAAGCATCGCTTGAAGATATTTATACTGGCGATGAATTGAGAGGTTTGGTAACAACTTCTGAAGAACATGGAGAACTAGAAACAGACCGGGCTACTATGCTGAGAAATCTTTTTGATTTTGACCAGCGCTTAGTTGGGCGGGTTATGATTCCTAGAACGGAATTGAAAGTACTTGATGTTTCGCTTAGCCCTGAAGAAAATCTAAAAGTAATTAAAGACAGTGGTCACTCTCGATTTCCTTTAATTGATAGTAAAAATAGTAAAGATGAAATTGTTGGAATTATCCTGGTGAAAGACCTCTATGCAAAAATTTTAGAAGGTGAATCATCCCCTTGGAAAGATCTTCATAAGTTTGCTAGGGAAGCCTTGGTTGTTCCAGAAATGCAAAGGGTAGCTGATATTTTTGATGCAATGCGAGAACGTCGAGCGCATATTTCAATAGTGGTTGATGAATATGGAAAACTTGCTGGGTTAGTAACACTAGAAGACCTGTTAGAGGAAATCGTTGGTGATATTGAAGACGAGACTGACACAAATAATGTTGGTAATGAGATTGTTCAATTGAGTGACAATCTATGGGAGGTTGACGGATTATTATCTATCTCTGATGCTTCCAGGCTTATTGGTGTGGAGGTTCCTGATGAATTGGATGCGAATACGCTATCAGGGCTATGTATTCTTGAGCTAGGAAGGATGCCTGTAGTGGATGATGTTGTTGAAAAATACAATTATCGATTTACAGTCAAAACTGTTGATGGACACCGTATTGGTAAATTATTAGTTGAGAAAATTATTGAGCCTGATAAGTAA